The region AGGTTCTGGTGGCGGCAGAATAACTCCTCCCATGTCAAATATAACGGCTTTAATTTGATTGACAGCTGAAGAGCACAGCAGCCTCTTACTCATATCTATATTCGATCCTAATGTTTTCATTCTCGAATAAAGTCTCAGCATAGACGTCATGTCTGCAGCTCGAAATGAAAACTGAATATTTCACCTGAAACACAATCAATAATAGACAATTTCACAGTCACACTCACGGGAACTGACTGAGATACTTCAACTAATCAATTTTCAGCGTCAAATCAAACAAACAAGGGTTCATACAATTTGGAGTCTCTGATTTTCATAGGGCTAAATATGCAAATTCCCATATAGCTATTAAATGAGGAAACCACTAAGGCAGAAGTTTATGAAAACAGATTTTTGGCCTACAGGACACCTGAAACCAGAAATTATCCAGACCACATTCTTAAATTGCATAGCTTTTTCATAAATTCGGGTAGCCTACAAGATTTCGAACTTAATTTttgagaattgaaaaaaaatttatgaatttccaTAAtcttttcagcattttcacgACTAGTGAAACCCTTaagaatttcataaaattaaattctaagaGTTTTATGCCTTCTGCCTGCATAAAGTGACCTCAAATATAAATAGGGCAAAAGAAGATTGCTTTCTGTGAAATGGAAAATAACCTGGACGAGCACTTTATTATTGGCAAACTGAATTCAATCTATACAATTTCGGTTGATTTATTGGACATAATAGTAACGACGTAAATGAAAGGAAGGGGATTAATAGGAGATAACAAAGCTCAGGAGGAGCTGCAGGAGGACACAGCAGATGATAAACAACGACGTCAACTGCAGCCAGCAGAGCCTGGATGGAATCTCTTTTTATGGAAATATTACACATCTGTAGGGAGCTTTGAACAGACTATAGTATACTCTAATAACATAACGCGTCAAATACATGAATATGAAATCGAATAGTAATTACCTTAGACCattgaaactgaattaaaaCAGGGACGATGCCTCGTAATCTCATTAATCTGTTTCTGACAgccagaaaatgaaatatactgAATCGGGCTACAGGTCGGACTTCATATATCACCGCACCAAAATCCACTGATACATCAAACAATTCCTGGTTAactattcagtaaattattaaCCCATTAGGATAGATATCATAAGATAAATTCACTCAAATAATATCAACTTTTATTCATGCAACAAAAGACAGAAAGATGGGTATTGATTATTGTGTTATATATCGGTCGTCCGTGCACGCGTCCAAAACCATCATGGCGGACATAAAAACAAACTTATGTCATTTACCGCAAGAAATATTGGAACAAGTGCTGAAAAACGAGCGCTTGTGTCACAAAGACCTGTGCAATGTATCTAGAACGTGCTGCTATTTGAGTCAGGTTTCGAGAAGTAATGAATTATGGCGCACTCTGTTTAAAAGAAGGTAAAATACCCCTTCAAAAGTTGACATTTCGCCGTATTATTgacaggtggcagcaccatccGGTCCTCAATTTTTAAGCGAATTGACAAACGCTTAAATTTGGATCATCCAGTTTCccagtacctaggatactaaATGATTTGTTAGCTACTATTCTCTCCCAAACTTAGACAAATACCACCAGCCCCACGGCCTGTCGTGTACTACTGTGAAAGTGAAAGAAATGACGATGACAGTCCAACAACCCGGCGCTTATGTCGCTTTTCAACCCCGAGTTAGAATACCTTTTCAGACTAAAAAGATATTATGCGATAGATATAGCATCGCATGAATTCTACTTTATGTTAATGACATATTTGTAGGTATCCTGTTTTGTACAGGAtgttagaattatcaaaagttGCTGAGGCTAATGAATGGCGAGACCATTATAAATGTCGACATATTATGTCGCGGTCAATTAGACAAGAAAATCAACTGCTATCTCCGAGATTTTACCACAGAATGGAAGTTCCAGATAGTGGATTTAATAGTTTAGTTGTGCTCGAAGAAAGTCATCCATTCGGTGAAATGTTTGTGAAAGATGAACTGATGTCACTTATTCATGAAGATTCTATGTATGTATGACCTGATgatgttaattcaaatacatccACGATATCCAACTAATCGTTACTGTCTTACTTTTGATTTTTCACAGGTGTGACAATTTAACGGAGAAATACTATGCCGCGAAAGTATTACAATTTTTTGAAACAAAACGTTTAAAAGGCAAATGGAGGGAGCTATTAGGATTACCGTGTAATCAGCAATCTCTCGAGAAAGGTATCCGTAAAATAGTGTTTGAAATGACTGTAATTCCACAAATCTTATTTATTAAACGCTTTGATTATGACTGTGGTAATTCAGGTGCAATATTCATAGCGCAGTGGTGCCAAACGTGGAATTATATTTCGGAAATGGGAATCTGTGAAGAACTGGATGTGATAGCTTCGCAAGTGAAAGCTACTGTTAATCAGAGACATTCTTCTCATCCACTCGTTCAACTTACACTACCTTGTTTCTCAGGTTTGTTTTAGCTTCACGCGTTGCCTGTCAATCTGCTGAACTTAATATCTAAATGTGTTTCGATCAATTTCAGAATTGAATGCTGATTATTGGTCGGTCGGTCAAAGTCGACAAATTCTAGATTGTTTAAATCTTGTATTATACACAGAGTTAGGATTTTATGGCAATGAAGAAGATTATTATGacatgaaaaattcatttattgataAGGTGAATGTtctgaatcatatttatttaGAGCGTGAAAATTTGTATGACTTGAGGGATACCTGTTGGATGTTATATTATTCAGGATCAGAATAGAATTTTTGAATAGAGTCAAGCCTACTGTATCTatagatttatatgaatatacagagatgctagttttccggaaatatccggaattccggaaatttaggatcgccgatgtcaattccggaaattgggtgagaattcctcgcggcgttctaaattccggaattttggTACTTTGGCCCTAGCATCTCTGGAATATATTTATCAAGATTTTTAAGATACACGAAATACccaatacatttattttccaGGTTTTAGAAACTAGAAGAGGAATTCCAATCACGCTATCGATTATATATGCAAGCATCGCGAGAAGACTTGGAGTTCTGTGTGAACCAGTCAACTTTCCTAGTCATTTCTTACTGCGTTGGAAAGAGTATCCTGCAGAGTAAGTTTCAATTTCCGTAGTTATTGAGTTACTCCTTACTTAAATCAACTGTTGATACCAGAGTGAAAATTAGAATTGTTTATTTTAACTTTCAGTTCAGAGAATTCATCCTATTCATATATAGATGCGTTTGATCGCGGTAAACGTCTGTCCCAGTTGGATCTTCACTCTGTATTTCCGCAGTTATTTCATGTGTTGACCCGGCAGCCGGATTCATTACTAGCAGCGGTTGAACCCGTGAAAGTGTTCGAGAGAATGGCGAGGAATTTAGTGAACATCGCTCGTCAGAGAGACCGAGCCGGCGGTGATGCTATGTCGTTATTGCGTAATGTTGTTGATCTATTCGTTACTATATGTCCCGAAGATATGAACATGAATTTACTGTTAGTTCGAATATCTACTCATCTCGGTATCAATTTAACTCAGGTAAAAAAATCAGAGGTTGTCcatttattatgtattcaACAGTTTGGTAGGCGCTATACCTCCTTTCTCTTTACCCTGGCCTTGCACATCTGATCCCTTCATAGTCAATGTTCTAAGAGAAACAAATGCTGTCGATATATTTGATGGATGGGATAAGACAAAGATGGGTTTGATTAAATAAGTTTTCTTTACTGCATAATTATTCAAGCTCCAAAAAGCTTCTGAACCCATTTTGATAAGAGATTTTACACTTTCAAGCATTTTAGCGTAATCAAACTTTTAGCAGTGAAAAGGTTAAGAGTTTCTTATCTCTCTTTGACAGCGATGTTCATACTTGTAAGTATTATTTACTATCACTATTCTATAGATGATGGAAAGGCTTCAGACTATTCCGATGGTAATGGGCACACACATGCTCGGTGAATTAACCGTTACAATGGAACAACTTCGTTATCGGCAAGTTTCATtggacgatgacgatgatcaGAATTCAGTGGTAAATATCGTATATTCATTATTACAAATCTACCCCAATATGAGCTACAGGTAATACATGATAGAGAGTGCAGGAAAATGATTAGAACATATCAGCAGCTGAACCTTGCCTTAATAACCTGGGagtgaaaatcattttgtttttattaaaTTTGTAGGTTGTGAAGAAGAGAAAACCTCGAAGTAAAGTTGAATTTTCAGTTGGTTTGATTATGAGGCATAAAAGGTAAACTTagagtatttgatgaaaatgtgtCGATCGTTTTGTTGGACATATGATCAGATGGTTAATATAGTTGTTAAGTGTTTATGTAAATGGTTGTAGGTATAATTACACGTGTGTTATTTATGGTTGGGATGAGAAATGTGAAAGCAGTCGTGAATGGATCGAACAAATGGGAGTTTACAATCTACCGAACAAAGATAAACAACCATTTTATAACGTCCTCGTTGAAGATGGTTCCAACAGATACGCAGCGCAAGGTAGAAAAAAGTGTCGAAAAATCTTTGAAAGGAGACTTTAATTTCTGCAATTCCTTCACACATTTTCCTATTGTTTACTTGTAGAAAATCTTACCCATTGTCCGCAGCCGGTAGAAGTGACTCATCCAGAAATCGGGAAATATTTCCGCAAGTTTACCGGCTATTGTTACATGATGAATGCGGAGAAACAAGCcgaatatcctgaagatatGGATTTAACAATCGAAGCGAATCCTTATCCCGGATTTTATGCTTTCGGCGACTCACTGTAACAGTAATCTTCTGATTGTTTCAATCCACTCTCAAACtgggtccctacaactccttgattccaTAAATAACTCCTTCGAAAtggaaaattcttttaaaggtgcttgaaactcctttaatttgagcaaaatacccaaaactccttcaattatGAGAAATAGACAATTGGAAATCTAGTTTGACCCCTAAATCGTGAATTATAGTGATCAATGTTTTAACATCATGTCCAGGCTACATTGCAAGCATACTCTACTGTATTAACCTTTTTTGACCAATGTAAATTTGTGCCAAATGTTAAgcttattattatcaattgcGAGCAAAAAAAGTTACTATTTCTTATGCTATACAATGATATTGTTACATTAAGATGATTTTTCTATCATTAATGATAGCAGTGATTTTATTGTGATTTTGTGcgattgattttctttttaaggCATGTAAATTTTCAGCGTTTATACAAAACATTTTGTAAAGACGATCTAGAGCTAAAATAGATGATAAACATTGTGAATATGTAAATTATTTTGTACAGAAAGGAAATATTGTGCATAATATGGAGTGTTTaatataaaaactgtttctattaattcgtttttaaaaattttcatgaTGTGATACTTTTTTCGGGAAGTTCATTATGAATTATGAGTGGTCATTTgttttgaactaaaaattcGATTAAAAAAACTCGAGAAAATGTTggattaattcattattttaatttatttacatttcataaataatcgACAGGgaaaaaaaatcgataaaTAAACCCAATTCGTAATAATCACAGAATTTTTTCTACAATATTGCTCCGACCAAGCACCACcaaaattttcttgaaaataaaaatgaaacgttAATTGCTTATATCGTACAATGTATGCGTAAGATAATGACGTAAGATAAGCCTCCTCAATCTGAATAAGAGGATTTATCATTCAggtattcaatatttcaaaaaaaaaagaagaaatcttGAAAGCTGTAACCGAACAACTGACACACGTAGATATAAGTTCTATATTTGTTGAATGAATCCCGAATTGTTTAGAATGCTTGTATATTTATACTCTTACGCATTCCCATACATTCAACTTCATCGATATGCAACGTATTAGATTTAACTTCGATATCCTCCTCGAGATCTAACTGACGACGAACGAGACCTTTCAGCGACGATCTCGCGGCCGCCAGTTGTTCCTTCAATCTATCGATATTCTCTTGAATCTCGTTCGCTTCTTCCTTCAGACGATATTGTGCGGAATCTCGACATAATTCTACGTTCGGTCGTTCCTGTCGCAATCCCAGTCGTGTTTGCGATAATTTCATCGGATCCTCCTTTTCTTTGATGCTCTTCTCCAAAAGCGCGATGTTTTCTACCATTTTGTTGATCTGAGCCGAAACCTGAATAAATACAAACGTTTTTAATGATTACATATATAGCACTTTTATAAAGACCACAATCttaatttcagattttggATAATACAGCTAAGAAATCAACTGGTTAATACGAATCTTGCGGgcaaaagtaaatcattttaataatCGGGTTTCATCTGTAGCAGATTCGTATTATCGAGGTTGAACTGTAGCACTAGGGAAAATACAGCAGCAAAGCTGTGTCTCTTTAAGTTAATATTTAGGATAATAAAGCAAAGAAATTACTAGAATTAGACGAGCAACTTACCCGAGCCAAATGTTCTTCCAGTTTTCCTTTAGTGTCTCTAGTTTCGTCTATTCTCTTGTTGAATGCTAAGTTAACAGCGTCGCATTGTTTCGTCATATCGTTCGCCGTCTGCTGTAGAATTCCATCGATCAACGATCGCAGTTGAATCGACGCGTTTTCTTCTCTCGCGGcgttttcgatattttcattggaGAAATCTTCCCAGTCAATCGGTGTCACTGAACTaaaattaaaacattattactcgaTATTTGCTGAAATCGGCATCAGTAAATACGAGATAATTTCGTCGACTTACTTGGCTTCTATTTTCGCAACGCCGTCCTTATAATCCAATCCTGGTGAATTATTCTTCAGATTTTCACAAAATTCATCGATATTCAAAGCAGCAAatttatcttttaaatctttttccaATCTGTACTTTGCCTTTCTATTCAGCCTGCAaccgaatttgaaaataatattatgaaaTGCTATTGTTATTGCTTCAACTGAAATGTTATTGCTTCAACTCTCAAACAAACCTTATTTGTTCAGTAGCTTGTTCGATAGTTCTCTGTAGTAATGCTTTAACTCCATTAATAGTTTCCacttctttcaataattctttGTGAACATCGTCATGTACAAGATCAATACTCTTTCTCCCTTCCCTATCATAAAGAACATGTAAATTaggaaaattcaaatgtatCCAATAAACGCTTATGCCAGATTTGGGAGAATTTTAACGAACCTGTTGAACAGGCATTGATTAGCGATGTGAACTGGTTCTTCGCATGATTCCAGCGCTTTTTCCAATCTTGTTTTGTAAGCCAGCAATGAATCGGTCTCATTTGAGATGCCTTCTAATTTCCTATCTAACTCTTCCTTCCAGAATTTTATGTCGTCAAGTCTCTGCTCTGTTGATAGATAAATCAACAAAAACCAAATTAGCCGCTTAGTTTATAAGACAATTAGGCCTATGGGGGTCTtactgatatatttcatttccttcAAGCTAAGTTAATTTGACACAGATACAAGATGGCGTCTCTGCGTGTTGATGCCACAAAACGATATCTAGATCCACATCCTACAATAGTGTAATAATTCTGTGTTGAATTGCACCACGACAATAACCGCAAATCTTACCCAACTTTTTGTTGACATCCCTCTGTGTTTTATCAGTTGTTTTTTCAGTCTCGTCTGACAATCGTTTTGATTCATCGATCAATCTTTCAGCAGCAGCTCTTTCAACTTCCGCGTTCTTGAATTTAGTTTTGTTGGAATACGTCCATTCGGGATGAGTGAATCTTGTCGGACCGGTCAGTATTTTTGCCATGGTGATGCtgcagaaaataaatagaaatagGTTATTTCAAAATGCCTGGATAGGTAAGGTATACCTACACATTGAATACCAGCAGTCCTTCCAATCTAAACCCTGTCAGCTGTGCGATTCACAATTGGATATTTTTACAAATCACATATGAGTTCgtgtataagcccatccgactataaaagcttaccaccaacgattaagTAAGTAACTAAATAACCCAGCATTGTGGCAATGGCAAAAAAGCAGAAATTCTCACTTTTTTGTTTGACTTTTAACTTTAAGAGCAGTTCTCTAAAAAAACTTCTCCAGACCAAATTAGtcaattaaatatcttaaATATCCATAAAATTAGAATTGAAACTTTCCTAAGATGTCTGATATATTTGTTTGTTATGTTGACGATATTTTTTACCTGTGTCAAATGGGGGTGTCTGTTTATTTCGGCGATGAACACGACCAAACTGAAACTGTTATGAGATGGATGGCTCACACTGTTTACCTTGACAACATGACCGTGGCTCCGCCTGCTGGCGGGCACCACGGATACGTCAGGAATCCATGTTAGATGGCGCCACTATACGGCTTCGAatggatcaattaaattaatgTTTTAATCATCAATACAGCACCTTCGAGGTTCcagtgacaatattttgaataaaaaataatatcttttagttAGTTTAATTTGAGATGACTGATTTAATTACGATTTAGAACTTCGATATTTTGTTCGGATTATCAGTTCCACGTGGACTATGTTTACAAACCGTGGAGGTGTGTAAAGAATCAGCCAATCAGTGAACAGTGGATCCAGAGTCTCAGGCAAGGTCAAGGTTGGTTGTACTGGCTGGGGAAAATCTCTAAACAGTTACTGCACTGCTGTCCTGTTCTTGTCGTTTTATGGGGGCTATACACAAGTGAATATCCTAAATACAGTATCAATAAGAAGATAGAATATTCGAGAATCATGGATAGACCCACTGGACAACTAAGAACGCCTTTTGCGAGGCCTACAGCGAGCGTTATGGCTGCTGCAGTTTCTGACAGCCCTGCTGGTGGTGGAGGTTCAAAGGCATTGAAGGGCATTATTGCTGGTatgtaaatttgaatttgaccaCCAGTTGcaataatattttgtcatAATTTATAAATCATAACATTGGTCCATTTAGTTAACGTGTGCAGTAGGCCTAATGATAAGCTATGTTGCCTAACGTTTTAGCAGTCTACACTCATTGAATGAAAGGACGATTGCCTAAAAATGTTTTCGTCCACAGGGATTGGGAGGGGCCATTTTTAGGAACAGCAGCTAGAACTAGACTTATATATAACCACATATTTATTAGGTTTAACTCTTCTCAGGAAACAAAAGTTAATGTTGTAGTAGGCCTTAGGCTTAGGTAGGGTTTGAAGTGAATTTTGATTAGGCTTCACTTTCAGGGGTTCCCTAGTgtaattctaatgaaatgaaaacagattTGACACTGACTACATATATTAAACCAGTATTGTGATATACCTGGTGTAAGGTCATGGCAGATAGGGCCTCTAGTCTGTACGATAAGGACACAGAGTGTACTGTGACCTTTTGGGTTCTAGGCCTTTCTTATCCATAAACCATTGATTGGTTCTCTTTTCATAACCTTTTGACCACACAATAGTGTCTAGTTTCTAAATGTTTAAATTCACCCATACATAATACAGTTTTATGATTTTCTAACAACTATGTTTTCGGGTAGCCTATAGTGAGACAGCATCTGGTGCCATTCATTCACAtagaaatcaatttgaaatatatatatgcgtAAGCCTAATTGTATTTGCTGTTAAAAACTACTATCATATAGTGTCACTGCCTGCATTGTAAAATCTATATTCCAAGATCATACTGCTTCATGTTGATGTAAGCCTATTTCAAAAGCAGTTTTAAGCTTGCGTTTTTGAGGCACATCAATTATAGCCTATATTgttatgtataaatatttgtctgcaaaatcaattaaattgatcAATCGTCTCCAATGCCTAGAGCTGTCTGTACTATGGTAGTATGATATTTTTCACTCCAATGCAGTTTCTGCTGTACAGATTAAACGCGGCTTATAGATCTACCATTATTTTCAGAAGAGGTGCCTTGAAAATATGTAGCAGGTTTCCATTCATTAAAACGCCTAAAGTTTGACAATGAACCATAGAAATTATATCTGCATTAAATGATTTATAGGAATAAAGTAATAAGTAGGACAGAGACCTTTATTGAAGGCTAAAGGTTGATTCTATGTGTGTACTTTGAGTTCAGAATGAGTTTATCAGTTGTAGGTTACCAGTAATCTAAACCTGTTCCCTCAATTGGTCCTCAAAGTGGTCCCCTGGTTCATCAGCTGAAATGTAGTAAATTGAGGGATGAATTTGCTAATCTCGTTAATTTGACTCTGCGGTCATTAGCATCACTCAGAAATGTTACCATGGGAACATGCACCTGCTGATAGATAGGCCTATACTGCAGTAAATTCTTATAAGGACACTTAACAAAATGTAAACCAAATGAGTTAGGGATCAATAATTTGGACGTATAGGCTATCTATCCTAAAACATGTAATAATTAATCTTCCTAATTAATGAAGTAATAGTTGTGTCAGTAAAACTGTAAAGTGTAGGTTGCGTATTTCACAAACATTCATATAATATGGTGGACTGTAAATACAAGAtcaaaatccggattaaacTGATCCAAACGAAGCTGTTATAGGCCTAGATGATGTCAGTGTAAATATCGGTCTACTGCATCGGTTTTGCTGTAACTCGTTGATTTTACTTTTCGAAAcctttgaaatgaaatgtttatattcatcccttcactctctctctctctttgaTTTTCTAGGTGGAATAACAGGAGGTTTAGAGATTTGTATAACGTTTCCTACCGAATACGTGAAAACTCAATTACAATTGGATGAAAAAATAACCAAAGATGGGAAAAAATACAGCGGTCCGATTGACTGCGTTAAAAAAACTGTCAATTCTCACGGAGTTCGAGGATTATATCGTGGTCTTAGTGTTTTACTGTATGGATCTATACCAAAATCTGCTGTCAGGTATGTTATCAATGTACATGTGTAGTGTAAAACTTGTGTACCATGACGAACAATGTGGGTCTCGCAAAATATGTCCGATTATGAATAAGGCAGATTTAGGGTCTTTTTTGCTAAAAAtctgatttagaaaaaatgaaaatccaaaaCATGGCAAGTAACGAGAAAATCATAAAGCAACTTCTAACCATTAAGGATTGATATCTTACTTACTTACGTTTGTTTATTCAGAATAAGCATCTTCTGCACTTCATAACTCGGGACGCTCGttgaattttcttttagatTCGGTTCTTTTGAAACTTTAAAACAAAGGAACGTCGACGCGAGAGGAAATTTACCAGCGCATAAAAAACTATTATGCGGATTAGGTAAGCATCGAATCTGTTCAACGTGCTATGAAAATATCACCCtttatgaaatggaaaatgaaatatcgatattttgattgttttttcaGGGGCCGGTGTTTGTGAAGCGATATTTGCAGTGACACCTATGGAAActgttaaagtaaagtttatcgACGATCAAACCTCGAAGAAACCGAGATTTAAAGGTTTTGGTCACGGAGTACGAACTATTATTAGTGAACAAGGTAAGAACACTATATAGCTTCCTCCTTCaacagggattcaaacctgatgtcGTACTTGAAACTTGTCACAACATGAAACCCTGCCTGATTAACCTGAGTCTATGTACTTGCAGTCTTAGCCTCGGTATAACCCAATCAAAATCATCTTTCCAGATCTATTAAGGTCTATAGCTAGGTGTGAATTTGCCTCAGCTATTACACTTAAcaggcaatctgattggttccGCACTTTTTTGTGTTGCTAAGCTGTGTACCTGAGCACTCTGTCTAATCTTGGagaaatgattactccaaggtctaATCAGGCAGGGTTTTGTGCCTggcagagtctcgcgatgccatcaggttcaaacccTGTCTTAGTGAGGATGACCATCTACCCGCTTTAAAACAATATAACTGTggtaattgaattattttcaggttttcgtGGTGTCTATCAAGGTGTCGGGCCGACAATGGTGAAGCAAGGATCAAATCAAATGATAAGATTTTTCGTAGTAGAAAGTCTGAAGGATATGTATAAAGGCGGGGACCCGAATGCGATCGTTCCGAAACCAATAACAGGATTATTCGGTGCAGTTGCTGGTGCCTGTTCGGTTTATGGTAACAATCCTATTGACGTCATCAAAACTCGTTTGCAGGTAAATTTATTTTAGACGATTACATCTTCCTCGTATCAATAGTTTCTCTTTGTAACAATGTGGAACCTCTATTAAAACTACTCTGAAATCCATTTAATCAATGTAGAGATTAGAATTGACTGAGCCTTTATTTGTGAAACTTGTTGCCGGA is a window of Tubulanus polymorphus chromosome 2, tnTubPoly1.2, whole genome shotgun sequence DNA encoding:
- the LOC141899551 gene encoding tektin-1-like is translated as MAKILTGPTRFTHPEWTYSNKTKFKNAEVERAAAERLIDESKRLSDETEKTTDKTQRDVNKKLEQRLDDIKFWKEELDRKLEGISNETDSLLAYKTRLEKALESCEEPVHIANQCLFNREGRKSIDLVHDDVHKELLKEVETINGVKALLQRTIEQATEQIRLNRKAKYRLEKDLKDKFAALNIDEFCENLKNNSPGLDYKDGVAKIEANSVTPIDWEDFSNENIENAAREENASIQLRSLIDGILQQTANDMTKQCDAVNLAFNKRIDETRDTKGKLEEHLARVSAQINKMVENIALLEKSIKEKEDPMKLSQTRLGLRQERPNVELCRDSAQYRLKEEANEIQENIDRLKEQLAAARSSLKGLVRRQLDLEEDIEVKSNTLHIDEVECMGMRKSINIQAF
- the LOC141898276 gene encoding putative tricarboxylate transport protein, mitochondrial is translated as MDRPTGQLRTPFARPTASVMAAAVSDSPAGGGGSKALKGIIAGGITGGLEICITFPTEYVKTQLQLDEKITKDGKKYSGPIDCVKKTVNSHGVRGLYRGLSVLLYGSIPKSAVRFGSFETLKQRNVDARGNLPAHKKLLCGLGAGVCEAIFAVTPMETVKVKFIDDQTSKKPRFKGFGHGVRTIISEQGFRGVYQGVGPTMVKQGSNQMIRFFVVESLKDMYKGGDPNAIVPKPITGLFGAVAGACSVYGNNPIDVIKTRLQGLEAHKYRNAFHCAYVIFKHEGPKAFYKGTVPRLSRVCLDVGITFMLYDSFMELFNKFWNM
- the LOC141900862 gene encoding F-box only protein 21-like, producing MADIKTNLCHLPQEILEQVLKNERLCHKDLCNVSRTCCYLSQVSRSNELWRTLFKRRYPVLYRMLELSKVAEANEWRDHYKCRHIMSRSIRQENQLLSPRFYHRMEVPDSGFNSLVVLEESHPFGEMFVKDELMSLIHEDSMCDNLTEKYYAAKVLQFFETKRLKGKWRELLGLPCNQQSLEKGAIFIAQWCQTWNYISEMGICEELDVIASQVKATVNQRHSSHPLVQLTLPCFSELNADYWSVGQSRQILDCLNLVLYTELGFYGNEEDYYDMKNSFIDKVLETRRGIPITLSIIYASIARRLGVLCEPVNFPSHFLLRWKEYPADSENSSYSYIDAFDRGKRLSQLDLHSVFPQLFHVLTRQPDSLLAAVEPVKVFERMARNLVNIARQRDRAGGDAMSLLRNVVDLFVTICPEDMNMNLLLVRISTHLGINLTQMMERLQTIPMVMGTHMLGELTVTMEQLRYRQVSLDDDDDQNSVVVKKRKPRSKVEFSVGLIMRHKRYNYTCVIYGWDEKCESSREWIEQMGVYNLPNKDKQPFYNVLVEDGSNRYAAQENLTHCPQPVEVTHPEIGKYFRKFTGYCYMMNAEKQAEYPEDMDLTIEANPYPGFYAFGDSL